Proteins encoded in a region of the Helicobacter sp. 11S03491-1 genome:
- a CDS encoding Dam family site-specific DNA-(adenine-N6)-methyltransferase has protein sequence MFIDANTNSPIKCQGIKTKPVDWIRSKTLQIKGVWHEPFMGSGVVGFNIQPKNAVFCDTNPHLIQFYKDMKSKIIEPQSIREYLEIENKKLLTRADDYYKEVRARFNQNPNSFDFIFLNRCCFNGMMRFNSKGKLNVPFCKKPQRFTKSYITKISNQIKNISGLIDSNNYSFFCNSFEKTISQATQDDFIYCDPPYIDRYSDYFNSWKEESELKLFDLLKNTQAKFILSTWHHNQYRDNIYIQNYWKIFNMLTKDHFYHLGAKQNNRNTITEALIFNF, from the coding sequence GTGTTTATTGATGCCAATACTAATTCCCCTATAAAATGTCAAGGAATAAAAACAAAGCCGGTAGATTGGATAAGATCCAAGACCCTTCAAATAAAAGGAGTTTGGCATGAGCCTTTTATGGGATCAGGGGTGGTTGGATTCAACATACAGCCTAAAAATGCAGTTTTTTGCGATACTAATCCTCATTTGATTCAATTCTATAAGGATATGAAATCTAAAATTATAGAACCTCAATCTATAAGAGAATATTTGGAAATTGAAAATAAAAAACTTTTAACAAGAGCTGATGATTATTACAAAGAAGTGAGAGCGAGATTCAACCAAAATCCAAATTCTTTTGATTTTATTTTCCTAAACAGATGTTGTTTTAATGGGATGATGAGGTTTAATAGCAAAGGTAAGCTCAATGTTCCTTTTTGCAAAAAACCTCAAAGATTTACGAAATCTTATATCACAAAAATATCCAATCAAATCAAAAATATATCCGGCCTGATAGATTCAAATAATTATTCGTTTTTTTGTAATTCGTTTGAAAAAACTATTTCTCAGGCAACTCAAGATGATTTTATTTACTGCGATCCTCCATATATTGATAGATATTCTGATTATTTTAATTCATGGAAGGAAGAAAGTGAATTAAAATTATTTGATCTATTAAAAAATACTCAAGCAAAGTTCATTCTTTCAACTTGGCATCATAATCAATACAGGGATAATATTTATATTCAAAATTATTGGAAAATATTTAATATGCTTACAAAAGATCATTTTTATCATCTCGGAGCAAAACAAAACAATAGAAACACAATCACAGAGGCGCTGATTTTTAATTTTTAA
- a CDS encoding flagellar hook-basal body protein yields MQSGYYSATGGMVTQFNRLDIISNNLANLNTNSFKRDDVVIGDFLRLYQTHQETLPIKNHTRDAAKYINRNLDRVPIISEEYTDKTIGAMSRTDNPLDFALNKENAYFAIQTPAGIRYTRDGSFTIGTDGMLSTKEGYHVLSRVGLDNDGGIMLAQGMEVEADKNGNLYFRDTSNEAIGEPLAGGSIAVVSFANPKYLKKVGQNLYEYPQDKMSDRENLMTSHAIMQYFVERSNVNAVNEMTQLIETNRLVDMYSKVLKTHMDDLNTEAISKLAVRA; encoded by the coding sequence ATGCAAAGTGGTTATTATTCTGCGACAGGGGGCATGGTTACTCAATTCAATCGCTTGGATATTATTTCCAACAATCTTGCTAATCTCAATACCAATTCATTTAAGCGTGATGATGTTGTTATAGGGGATTTTTTGCGGCTTTATCAAACACATCAAGAAACCTTACCAATCAAAAATCATACTCGAGATGCTGCTAAGTATATCAATAGAAATCTAGATAGAGTTCCTATTATTTCTGAAGAATATACCGATAAGACAATTGGCGCGATGAGTAGGACGGACAACCCTTTGGATTTTGCCCTCAATAAAGAAAATGCTTATTTTGCCATTCAAACTCCGGCAGGTATCAGATATACTCGTGATGGAAGTTTTACAATCGGGACAGATGGCATGCTTAGCACTAAAGAAGGTTATCATGTCTTAAGTAGAGTTGGATTAGATAATGATGGAGGTATTATGCTTGCACAAGGAATGGAAGTAGAGGCAGATAAAAATGGAAATTTGTATTTTCGTGATACTTCCAATGAAGCCATTGGGGAGCCTTTGGCAGGGGGATCTATTGCTGTGGTGAGTTTCGCCAATCCCAAATACCTCAAAAAAGTAGGTCAAAATCTCTATGAATACCCCCAAGATAAAATGAGTGATAGAGAAAACCTGATGACATCTCATGCAATCATGCAATATTTTGTCGAAAGAAGCAATGTAAATGCCGTTAATGAGATGACTCAGTTAATTGAGACTAATCGTTTGGTAGATATGTATTCAAAAGTGCTAAAGACTCATATGGATGATCTCAATACTGAAGCGATTAGCAAGCTTGCTGTAAGAGCGTAG
- a CDS encoding EcoRV family type II restriction endonuclease has product MHNITSVIKDIDFFFIEKWKVANDTSGSGNTANIGSMTRIDDIVHGRGVFAKYGEEIFDDYWINYGKITTVDKNGKTKKITKLKEFLEYRGVY; this is encoded by the coding sequence TTGCATAACATAACATCTGTCATCAAAGACATTGATTTTTTCTTTATAGAGAAATGGAAAGTTGCCAATGATACCAGTGGGAGTGGCAATACAGCAAATATTGGGAGTATGACGAGAATTGATGATATTGTTCATGGCAGGGGTGTTTTTGCTAAATATGGCGAAGAAATTTTTGATGATTATTGGATAAATTATGGAAAAATCACTACTGTTGATAAAAATGGAAAAACCAAAAAAATTACAAAATTAAAAGAGTTTTTGGAATACAGAGGTGTTTATTGA
- the galE gene encoding UDP-glucose 4-epimerase GalE: protein MNLLFTGGSGYIGSHTALEFLQNTPCTVSIIDNFSTGFIENFRYLQEKFHERVQLLELDLSDFKNLENVFANHHFDCVLHFSASLIVGESILNPLLYYANNTLNTINLIKLCVQYKVKNFIFSSTAAVYGQPDMKFIPVDENVPLDPINPYGVSKMMSEKILADTSSAYDFNYIALRYFNVAGANMENSFSHSVSRLGQRNKNATHLIKVACECAVGKRDKIHIFGNDYPTKDGTCIRDYIHVNDLANAHLEAYFYLSKFQTSEIFNVGYHQGYSVKEVIETVKKVSQTHFGVEIAPRRAGDPMELVANNQKLLSLTNWRPKYNNLEMVIRSSYEWEKYL, encoded by the coding sequence ATGAATCTTTTATTTACAGGAGGGAGTGGGTATATTGGCTCACATACTGCCTTAGAATTTTTGCAAAATACCCCGTGCACTGTGAGCATTATTGATAATTTTAGCACAGGATTTATAGAAAATTTCAGGTATCTCCAAGAAAAATTTCATGAGAGAGTTCAATTGTTGGAATTAGATTTATCAGATTTTAAAAATTTAGAAAATGTATTTGCCAATCACCATTTTGATTGCGTGTTGCATTTTAGCGCCTCTTTGATTGTGGGCGAATCTATCTTGAATCCGCTTTTGTATTACGCAAACAACACCCTAAATACCATCAATCTCATAAAACTATGTGTCCAATATAAGGTGAAAAATTTTATTTTTTCATCTACGGCAGCTGTTTATGGACAACCGGATATGAAATTTATCCCTGTAGATGAAAATGTCCCCTTAGATCCTATCAACCCTTATGGTGTTTCTAAAATGATGAGCGAAAAAATTTTAGCAGATACCAGTAGCGCTTATGACTTTAATTATATTGCTTTGAGATATTTTAACGTAGCAGGAGCGAACATGGAAAATTCATTTAGTCATTCCGTATCCAGGCTTGGGCAAAGAAATAAAAATGCCACTCATCTTATTAAGGTTGCTTGTGAGTGCGCAGTAGGCAAAAGAGATAAAATTCATATCTTTGGTAATGATTACCCTACAAAAGATGGGACTTGTATTCGTGATTATATTCATGTGAACGATTTGGCAAACGCGCATTTAGAGGCTTATTTTTATTTATCAAAATTCCAAACTTCTGAGATCTTTAATGTGGGCTATCATCAAGGCTATAGCGTAAAAGAGGTAATTGAGACGGTTAAAAAAGTTTCTCAAACACACTTTGGCGTAGAAATAGCCCCTAGAAGAGCAGGAGATCCTATGGAGCTTGTTGCTAATAATCAAAAACTCCTTTCTTTGACAAACTGGAGACCCAAGTATAATAATCTGGAAATGGTTATTAGAAGTTCTTATGAATGGGAAAAATATTTATAG
- the ruvX gene encoding Holliday junction resolvase RuvX, giving the protein MIIACDVGLKRIGLAGYIHNIILPLEPIIRKNRQQASADLSDFLKLKNSHILVVGLPGDNNKDTCKRIEHFIGLIKFEGTIIYVNEDYSSIEAFENMLYMKKNARKQAQKDGRLDSLAACKILERYLKSNP; this is encoded by the coding sequence ATGATCATTGCTTGTGATGTAGGTCTCAAAAGAATCGGTCTGGCAGGATACATTCATAATATTATTTTACCTCTAGAACCCATCATTCGCAAAAATCGCCAACAAGCAAGCGCTGATCTTTCAGATTTTTTGAAACTCAAAAATAGCCATATTTTAGTCGTTGGCTTACCCGGTGATAACAACAAAGATACTTGCAAACGTATTGAACATTTCATTGGATTAATAAAGTTTGAAGGCACAATCATCTATGTCAATGAAGATTATTCCAGTATTGAGGCATTTGAAAATATGCTCTATATGAAAAAAAATGCACGAAAACAAGCTCAAAAAGATGGCAGACTAGACTCTTTGGCAGCATGTAAAATTCTAGAGAGATATTTAAAGTCAAACCCATAA
- a CDS encoding acyl-CoA thioesterase, which produces MEYIFDTKSLTMSVLVTPSMSNFNGVMHGGELLKMLDQVAYACATRYCGVGVVTLSVESVIFKHPIPIGSFITFLASINYTGRTSCEVGIKVISENIKDKYVTHCNSCYFTMVAVENGKTVPMPQLEPQTPLEKQRYQKALERRKARLNK; this is translated from the coding sequence ATGGAATATATATTTGATACCAAATCTCTTACCATGTCAGTTCTCGTAACACCAAGTATGTCAAATTTCAACGGCGTCATGCATGGGGGAGAGTTGCTTAAAATGCTTGATCAGGTCGCCTATGCTTGTGCTACCAGATATTGTGGTGTAGGTGTGGTAACCTTGAGTGTAGAGAGTGTGATTTTTAAACACCCTATCCCAATTGGTTCATTCATTACTTTTTTAGCATCAATAAATTATACGGGGAGAACCAGTTGTGAAGTCGGGATTAAAGTCATTAGCGAAAATATTAAAGATAAATATGTTACACATTGTAATAGTTGTTATTTCACAATGGTAGCTGTTGAAAATGGTAAAACAGTGCCCATGCCGCAATTAGAACCACAAACCCCTCTAGAAAAGCAAAGATACCAAAAAGCCCTTGAAAGAAGAAAAGCAAGATTAAATAAATAA
- a CDS encoding DedA family protein has translation MQQTIQSFQDSFQTWGYLILFLYCMGSGYVGIVIAGILSSLGSMDIGISIVVAFLGNTFGSSVLVFLGRYQKSEILKYFSKHRRKMALAHIWLKKYGTWLIFVNKYIYGVKTIIPIAIGLSKYNMRKFLILNAISCAIWAILIGMVSFFASEFIKKIFTHINHMPYLMPIIFIVIVFFVWILLKRFSLK, from the coding sequence ATGCAACAAACCATTCAATCATTTCAAGATTCTTTTCAAACATGGGGATACCTCATTTTATTTTTATATTGTATGGGAAGTGGGTATGTGGGCATTGTAATTGCAGGCATACTCAGCTCTTTGGGAAGCATGGATATTGGCATTTCAATTGTAGTGGCTTTTTTGGGAAATACTTTTGGGAGTAGTGTTTTGGTTTTTTTAGGGAGGTATCAAAAGAGTGAAATTCTAAAATATTTTTCAAAACATAGGAGAAAAATGGCTCTTGCCCACATATGGCTGAAAAAATATGGCACTTGGCTTATATTTGTCAATAAATATATTTATGGCGTCAAGACAATTATCCCTATTGCCATTGGTCTAAGCAAATATAATATGAGAAAATTTTTAATTCTAAATGCCATATCTTGTGCTATTTGGGCTATTTTAATTGGAATGGTGTCCTTCTTTGCAAGCGAATTTATCAAAAAAATTTTCACTCACATCAACCATATGCCTTATTTGATGCCCATAATTTTTATTGTTATTGTATTTTTTGTGTGGATTTTATTAAAAAGGTTTAGTTTAAAATAG
- the dprA gene encoding DNA-processing protein DprA: MQSNFNFFKLESIPKSFDILKNKPNQLYYTGDPTLLQSTHKIGIVGTRRPSPYTKNFVFSLARKISQNNGVVVSGGALGVDIIAQNAALPRTIMVSPASLDIIYPPANVSIITQIAQKALILSEYEKNYAPKNYSFIERNRLVIALSDWVIIPEADLQSGSMQSAKIAKEYHKPIFVLPQRIIESKGTNYLLQNSLAQAIYDIDAFIQAIFGKQTKPQDEFLKYCKDMPTFEEAYLRYGDKVLEYEIEGKIVRENGLLKVTL, encoded by the coding sequence ATGCAAAGTAATTTTAACTTTTTTAAGCTGGAGTCTATCCCCAAATCTTTTGATATACTCAAAAATAAGCCCAATCAACTCTATTACACAGGTGATCCTACGCTTCTTCAATCAACCCATAAAATTGGTATTGTAGGGACTCGCCGTCCAAGCCCTTATACGAAAAATTTTGTTTTTTCTTTGGCAAGAAAAATTTCCCAAAATAATGGAGTGGTAGTTAGTGGTGGCGCATTGGGAGTAGATATTATCGCTCAAAATGCAGCACTACCTCGGACAATTATGGTATCTCCGGCAAGTTTAGATATCATTTATCCGCCTGCCAATGTCTCTATCATCACTCAAATTGCTCAAAAAGCCTTAATACTTAGTGAGTATGAAAAAAACTATGCTCCTAAAAATTATTCTTTTATTGAACGCAATCGTTTAGTGATAGCTTTGAGCGATTGGGTTATTATCCCTGAAGCAGATTTGCAAAGCGGTTCAATGCAAAGTGCGAAAATCGCCAAAGAATATCATAAACCCATTTTTGTACTCCCTCAACGAATCATAGAAAGCAAGGGAACAAATTATTTATTACAAAATTCTTTAGCTCAAGCTATTTATGATATTGATGCATTTATTCAAGCAATCTTTGGCAAACAAACCAAGCCACAAGATGAGTTTTTAAAATATTGCAAGGATATGCCCACCTTTGAAGAAGCCTATTTAAGATATGGTGATAAAGTTCTGGAATATGAGATTGAAGGCAAAATTGTTAGAGAAAATGGTCTCTTGAAGGTTACTTTATGA
- a CDS encoding prephenate dehydrogenase: MQAGIIGLGLIGGSMGLALQETKMFKTILGYDINPLHMQQALSLGLVDECVSLNEIQECDVIFLAIPLDGVIQTLENFHNIPSHTTIIDLGGAKEKIAHEIPSGIRKNFIGAHPMSGTEFYGPKAALKDLFKNRIIILTDLENSGEFQVAYAKEIFVSIGMRIIKMNSKEHDQHLALISHLPHVISYALANTVLSRENPQTILALVGGGFKDMSRISKSSPIMWKDVLKQNKENILKSIDLFRKEMFLAEKLIQEDRWEELKEWMAKANTLQNFM; this comes from the coding sequence ATGCAAGCAGGAATTATTGGTCTGGGGTTAATTGGTGGTTCAATGGGGTTAGCCTTGCAAGAAACAAAAATGTTCAAAACTATTTTGGGTTATGATATTAATCCATTGCACATGCAACAAGCATTATCTTTGGGGCTAGTAGATGAGTGTGTGAGTCTTAATGAAATCCAAGAGTGCGATGTTATTTTTCTGGCAATCCCTCTGGATGGAGTGATACAAACTCTTGAAAATTTTCATAATATCCCTTCCCATACGACTATTATTGATCTTGGGGGAGCAAAAGAAAAAATCGCACATGAAATTCCTTCCGGCATACGTAAGAATTTTATCGGCGCACATCCAATGAGTGGGACAGAGTTTTATGGACCTAAAGCAGCCTTAAAAGACTTGTTTAAAAATAGGATTATCATACTCACAGATTTGGAAAACAGCGGAGAATTCCAGGTTGCTTATGCAAAAGAAATTTTTGTCTCTATTGGTATGCGTATTATTAAAATGAATTCTAAAGAGCATGATCAACATCTTGCCCTTATCAGCCATCTTCCTCATGTAATTAGCTATGCCCTTGCCAATACGGTGCTCTCTCGGGAAAATCCTCAGACCATCTTGGCACTTGTTGGCGGGGGGTTTAAAGATATGAGTAGAATTTCTAAAAGTTCTCCTATTATGTGGAAAGATGTGTTGAAACAAAATAAAGAAAACATCTTAAAGTCTATTGATTTGTTTAGAAAAGAAATGTTCTTAGCAGAAAAACTTATTCAAGAAGACAGATGGGAAGAGCTTAAGGAGTGGATGGCAAAAGCCAACACACTCCAAAATTTTATGTAA
- the pdxA gene encoding 4-hydroxythreonine-4-phosphate dehydrogenase, whose amino-acid sequence MKKIAISIGDINGVGPHIALLEHNNIVNICHPIYCVHQEILQNACEILHIDLPKNMEFSPPSARVIPISPGKLEAKSGQYSYASFLEACSLAQTKQVHSICTLPIHKKAWHLANIVEVGHTDVLSKLFKKKAIMMLGCKEMFIALFSDHIPLKDVSAKISFRELTDFLVQLYKCVKMNKTLVLGVNPHCGDDGVMGSEDSIIDNAIKLANEIIAKEVFVGPFPPDTAFSPKNREKYHFFVSMYHDVGLAVLKALYFYESINVTLNIPILRTSVDHGVAYDIAYKNRPNTQSYLNAISMGVQHGIFNE is encoded by the coding sequence ATGAAAAAAATTGCGATTTCTATTGGAGATATTAATGGTGTTGGACCTCATATTGCTTTATTAGAACACAATAACATTGTAAATATTTGTCATCCTATTTATTGTGTGCATCAAGAAATTCTTCAAAATGCTTGTGAAATTTTGCATATTGATTTACCAAAAAATATGGAATTTTCCCCGCCATCTGCTCGTGTTATTCCGATTTCTCCGGGAAAATTAGAAGCAAAAAGTGGTCAATATAGTTATGCAAGCTTTTTAGAAGCCTGCAGTCTTGCTCAAACAAAACAAGTCCATAGTATTTGCACTCTTCCTATCCATAAAAAAGCATGGCATTTAGCTAATATTGTAGAAGTAGGGCATACGGATGTTCTTTCTAAATTATTTAAGAAAAAAGCTATCATGATGTTAGGATGTAAAGAAATGTTTATTGCGTTATTCAGTGATCATATTCCCTTAAAAGATGTGAGTGCAAAAATATCATTCAGAGAACTTACTGATTTTCTTGTACAACTTTATAAATGTGTAAAAATGAATAAAACCCTTGTTTTAGGAGTCAATCCTCATTGTGGCGATGATGGGGTCATGGGTAGCGAGGATAGTATTATTGATAATGCTATAAAATTGGCCAATGAAATAATTGCAAAAGAGGTTTTTGTAGGTCCATTTCCTCCGGATACTGCATTTAGTCCTAAAAATAGGGAAAAATATCATTTTTTTGTCAGTATGTATCATGATGTTGGTTTGGCAGTGCTTAAGGCATTATATTTTTATGAGAGTATAAATGTAACTTTAAATATTCCGATATTAAGAACATCTGTAGATCATGGAGTGGCTTATGATATAGCCTATAAAAATCGTCCAAATACTCAAAGCTATCTTAATGCAATCAGTATGGGCGTACAACATGGGATATTTAATGAATAA
- the ruvC gene encoding crossover junction endodeoxyribonuclease RuvC, whose product MNILGIDPGSRNCGYAIIRLENNKMSLLEAGFIKIKERILQHQILEFAEGIDLVLKTHKINEVAIEDMFYAYNPKSVIKLAQFRGALSLKILQELGNFSEYTPLQVKKALTGNGKASKNQVAFMVKRILGIKGEIKPLDITDAIAIAITHSQRLKIKKNL is encoded by the coding sequence ATGAATATTTTAGGAATTGATCCGGGTAGTAGAAATTGCGGTTATGCCATCATAAGATTAGAGAATAATAAAATGTCCCTACTTGAAGCAGGTTTTATCAAGATCAAAGAACGCATTCTTCAACATCAAATCTTAGAATTTGCAGAAGGCATTGATTTAGTGCTAAAAACTCACAAAATCAATGAAGTCGCCATTGAAGATATGTTTTATGCTTACAATCCAAAATCTGTTATTAAACTTGCACAATTTCGTGGCGCTCTTAGTCTCAAAATTTTACAAGAATTGGGAAACTTTTCTGAATATACCCCCCTACAAGTTAAAAAAGCGCTCACAGGAAATGGCAAAGCAAGCAAAAATCAAGTCGCTTTTATGGTTAAAAGGATATTGGGGATTAAGGGGGAAATCAAACCTCTTGATATTACAGATGCTATCGCTATTGCCATCACCCATTCCCAACGCTTAAAAATCAAAAAAAATCTATAA
- the dnaA gene encoding chromosomal replication initiator protein DnaA: MLENDILNQLKDEVTEYEYKTYISKMRYDENTSKSDLAVFIVPNIYIANWIKTKYSEKIAHLFEIYKKIKPEINIIAESQKKDVKSLKASGSKMQTRAILNPSYTFNSFVVGDSNKFSYEIAKQISQKQAEVYNPVLIYGGTGLGKTHILNAIGNSVLEKNKAVIYVTAEQFLNDYITRLSNHTMDRFRDKYRNCDYLLIDDVQFFGGKEGVQQEFFHTFNELHDKKKQIVMTSDKPPKQILGLEERLKSRFEWGIIADIQPPGLETKISIIIQKCQLNQIEIDREIINYLASNINDNIRQIEGIILKLNAQASIIGQNITLAMAKNAIKDTQKENLENITLENITKIVSKELNIKPSEIKSKSRNKTIANARRIVIYLARTLTPNSMPALAQFLNMKDHSSVSKAMKMITTEINENINIKAMIDEMKNKIQREQNNKLI, from the coding sequence ATGCTGGAAAATGATATATTAAATCAGCTTAAAGATGAAGTTACAGAATATGAATATAAAACTTATATCTCAAAAATGAGATATGATGAGAATACCTCTAAATCGGACTTGGCAGTGTTTATTGTTCCTAATATTTATATTGCTAATTGGATAAAAACTAAATATAGTGAAAAGATTGCCCATCTTTTTGAGATTTATAAAAAAATTAAACCCGAAATCAACATTATTGCCGAATCACAAAAAAAAGATGTGAAAAGTTTAAAAGCTTCAGGATCGAAGATGCAAACTCGTGCAATCTTAAATCCTTCTTATACTTTTAACTCTTTTGTGGTTGGGGATTCAAATAAATTTTCTTATGAAATAGCCAAACAAATATCTCAAAAACAAGCGGAGGTATATAACCCTGTGCTGATATATGGTGGGACAGGATTAGGTAAGACACATATTTTGAATGCTATAGGCAATAGTGTTTTAGAAAAAAACAAGGCAGTTATTTATGTAACTGCTGAGCAGTTTTTGAATGATTATATTACTCGACTTAGCAATCATACGATGGATAGATTTCGTGATAAATACAGAAATTGCGATTATTTACTTATTGATGATGTTCAATTTTTTGGAGGGAAAGAGGGGGTACAACAAGAATTTTTTCATACTTTTAATGAATTGCATGATAAAAAAAAGCAAATTGTTATGACAAGCGATAAACCCCCTAAACAAATTCTGGGATTAGAAGAAAGATTAAAATCAAGATTTGAATGGGGCATCATTGCTGATATTCAACCCCCCGGTCTTGAAACAAAAATTTCTATTATCATTCAAAAATGCCAACTCAATCAGATTGAGATTGATAGGGAGATTATTAATTATCTTGCTTCAAATATCAATGACAATATCAGGCAAATTGAAGGGATCATTTTAAAACTTAATGCGCAAGCTTCTATTATAGGTCAAAATATTACTTTGGCAATGGCAAAAAATGCCATTAAAGATACCCAAAAAGAAAATCTGGAAAATATTACCTTAGAAAATATTACAAAAATTGTTTCAAAAGAACTTAATATTAAGCCTAGCGAAATCAAATCAAAATCCAGAAACAAAACAATTGCAAATGCCAGAAGAATTGTCATTTATCTTGCCAGGACGCTTACACCTAATTCTATGCCGGCGCTCGCTCAGTTTCTAAACATGAAAGATCATAGCTCAGTAAGCAAAGCAATGAAAATGATTACAACAGAAATTAATGAAAATATCAATATTAAAGCAATGATTGATGAGATGAAAAACAAAATACAAAGAGAACAGAATAATAAATTAATTTAA
- a CDS encoding flavodoxin, with protein sequence MKKIGIFYGSDSGNTQTICEKIADKLGKENVELIDVAKASKDQLLGFDNLILASSTYGSGDLQTDWEDFIGSLEESDFSGKTVALVGLGDQDTYSDTFCDALYHLYEKAKGGKLIGQTSTSGYTFDDSKAVDGDKFVGLAIDEDNQDDLTPDRIDAWVAQIKPSFA encoded by the coding sequence ATGAAAAAAATAGGAATTTTTTATGGAAGCGATAGCGGCAATACACAAACAATTTGTGAAAAGATCGCTGATAAATTAGGAAAAGAGAATGTAGAGCTTATTGATGTGGCAAAAGCTTCAAAAGATCAACTCTTGGGGTTTGATAATTTAATTTTAGCAAGCTCTACTTATGGAAGTGGCGATCTTCAAACAGATTGGGAAGATTTTATCGGTTCTTTAGAAGAAAGCGATTTTTCCGGAAAAACAGTGGCTTTAGTAGGGCTTGGAGATCAAGATACTTACAGCGATACATTCTGTGATGCGCTCTATCATCTCTATGAAAAAGCAAAAGGTGGCAAGTTGATTGGTCAAACATCTACAAGTGGCTATACTTTTGATGATTCTAAAGCCGTAGATGGAGATAAATTTGTAGGGTTAGCAATTGATGAAGATAATCAAGATGATCTCACGCCGGATCGCATTGATGCTTGGGTAGCTCAAATCAAACCAAGTTTTGCTTAA
- a CDS encoding pyridoxine 5'-phosphate synthase — protein MNLGLNIDHIATLREARKINDPDPLEAVFIAKNVGVDQITIHLREDRRHIHDSDVERIIQSSFLPINVECACDDGIVEFLCKQKPYKITLVPEKREEITTEGGLDINHSNLKNIIHEFQKNQIKAVVFIDPDKSITLASKELGVDGVEFHTGKYANLDLMLHSNLSRTKNTILAYDFDRKDLENKLKESLQEINDCASLATGLSLGVFAGHGLNYRNVGAIAKIHSISELNIGQSIIARSIFVGLQKAIEDMIKLIK, from the coding sequence ATGAATTTGGGATTAAATATTGATCATATTGCTACACTTAGAGAAGCTAGAAAAATTAACGATCCGGATCCGCTAGAGGCAGTCTTTATCGCCAAGAATGTCGGTGTGGATCAAATTACTATCCATTTAAGGGAAGATAGACGCCATATTCATGATAGTGATGTAGAAAGAATTATCCAATCAAGTTTTTTGCCTATTAATGTAGAGTGTGCCTGTGATGATGGGATTGTGGAATTTTTATGCAAGCAAAAGCCCTATAAAATTACTCTTGTTCCTGAAAAAAGGGAAGAAATTACTACAGAAGGAGGATTGGATATCAATCACTCAAATCTTAAAAATATCATTCATGAGTTTCAAAAAAATCAAATTAAAGCAGTTGTTTTTATAGATCCTGATAAATCTATAACACTTGCCTCTAAAGAATTGGGTGTAGATGGAGTAGAATTTCATACAGGCAAATACGCAAATTTGGATTTGATGCTTCATTCTAATCTCTCAAGAACAAAAAATACAATTCTTGCCTATGATTTCGATAGAAAAGATTTGGAAAATAAGCTTAAAGAATCGCTTCAAGAGATTAATGATTGTGCTTCTTTAGCAACCGGACTTTCTTTAGGTGTTTTTGCCGGACATGGGCTTAATTATCGTAATGTAGGAGCTATTGCAAAAATTCATTCTATTAGTGAATTGAATATCGGACAAAGCATTATTGCAAGATCTATTTTTGTAGGGCTTCAAAAAGCCATTGAAGATATGATAAAGCTTATTAAATGA